In one Nitrososphaera viennensis EN76 genomic region, the following are encoded:
- a CDS encoding ATP synthase subunit C, producing MMQLKVRGALSLLTILAAVVFAGVAFASPAVYAQEAEPAPAASSNAFKFLAAGIAFGLAALGAGFGLGFVGAAGLAAISENPKMQSSVFIIVGMVESIAIYGIVMMFIILGQ from the coding sequence ATGATGCAACTGAAGGTAAGAGGCGCACTTTCACTTTTGACAATTCTCGCGGCAGTTGTGTTTGCAGGCGTTGCGTTTGCAAGCCCGGCTGTCTATGCGCAGGAAGCAGAGCCCGCTCCCGCCGCAAGTAGCAACGCGTTCAAGTTCCTCGCTGCGGGTATCGCATTCGGTCTGGCAGCGCTTGGCGCTGGCTTTGGTCTTGGCTTTGTGGGCGCAGCAGGTCTTGCGGCCATCAGCGAGAACCCAAAGATGCAGTCCAGCGTGTTCATTATCGTGGGTATGGTCGAGTCAATCGCCATCTACGGTATAGTCATGATGTTCATCATCCTCGGCCAGTAA
- a CDS encoding V-type ATP synthase subunit D, which produces MSSRRVTATKIELIKIRRSMQVAKMVHKILDDKREVLLKKIDEMIEEANKAREDIWSPLGEIYSAVYTAYMSLGTTTLESISDSTPSVMETDVNVRRIVDVKIPTLTVKTREGSQHLSYGFIETNASVDKASKLIKNMLPSVCKAAEYENAIFSLAKELERTQKLINALEYIIIPQYQEAVYFIKATLEEREREEFVRIKKVKVVLDRKKLAEAEATTST; this is translated from the coding sequence ATGTCTTCAAGAAGGGTAACTGCAACAAAGATCGAGCTAATCAAGATACGCCGCTCGATGCAGGTAGCCAAGATGGTGCACAAGATCCTTGACGACAAGCGCGAAGTGCTCCTGAAAAAGATCGACGAGATGATAGAGGAGGCCAACAAGGCCAGAGAAGACATCTGGTCCCCGCTTGGCGAGATCTATTCAGCCGTCTACACCGCCTACATGTCGCTTGGCACCACCACGCTTGAATCCATCTCTGATTCCACTCCGAGCGTGATGGAGACAGACGTCAACGTGCGCAGAATAGTCGACGTCAAGATCCCGACCCTGACCGTAAAGACGCGCGAGGGGAGCCAGCACCTCTCTTACGGCTTCATAGAGACGAACGCGTCGGTCGACAAGGCGTCGAAACTGATAAAGAACATGCTCCCGTCCGTGTGCAAGGCCGCCGAGTACGAAAACGCGATATTCAGCCTTGCAAAGGAGCTTGAGCGCACGCAGAAACTGATCAACGCTCTGGAATACATCATCATCCCGCAGTACCAGGAGGCCGTCTACTTCATCAAGGCGACGCTTGAAGAGCGCGAGCGGGAGGAGTTTGTCAGGATCAAGAAGGTTAAAGTAGTCCTTGACAGGAAAAAGCTGGCAGAGGCAGAGGCGACGACAAGCACATGA